From one Bacteroides fragilis NCTC 9343 genomic stretch:
- a CDS encoding FecR family protein, whose translation MKIDDAIIDKVLNNEASVEEAGLVAEWFATEEGSEYLSGRLESESARLTEERAREWLDHPVPEERMRERFIGQIKPEKKIVSYRRGLIAAAVLIPFLFLSIFLWFLADRTGVFSATEYAELKVPCGEQMQVVLQDGTVIQLNSDTRLRYPKKFGLFSRSVELWGEGFFVVAKDKKRPFIIDLKGVEVKVTGTKFNVKAYPSEPNVWVTLEEGGVLLKDTKNKEYPLVPGESAEYNRTSGICQITKPDDMSQISSWRSNSLNFYLTPLRDIIKVMERQYDVHFVVRDSTLLNNRFTLSTSKVNVDDVLRDLEAVSWIRFLQTEDGGFEIQKEK comes from the coding sequence ATGAAAATAGATGATGCGATTATAGATAAAGTGCTCAATAACGAAGCTTCTGTGGAAGAAGCGGGATTGGTTGCGGAATGGTTTGCTACAGAAGAGGGTAGCGAATATTTGTCGGGGCGTTTGGAGAGCGAGTCTGCACGGCTCACCGAAGAACGGGCCCGGGAATGGTTAGACCATCCGGTGCCGGAAGAACGGATGCGGGAACGCTTCATCGGGCAAATAAAACCTGAGAAAAAAATAGTTTCTTATCGTCGCGGACTGATAGCGGCAGCGGTATTGATTCCTTTTTTATTCCTTAGTATATTTCTTTGGTTTCTGGCTGACAGAACCGGAGTCTTTTCTGCCACAGAATATGCTGAATTAAAGGTTCCTTGCGGAGAGCAAATGCAGGTTGTTCTGCAAGATGGAACAGTTATACAGTTGAATTCGGATACCCGTTTGCGGTATCCCAAGAAGTTCGGTCTGTTCAGTCGGAGTGTGGAGTTATGGGGAGAAGGCTTTTTTGTGGTCGCTAAGGATAAGAAGCGTCCGTTTATCATCGATTTGAAAGGTGTTGAAGTAAAGGTCACCGGAACTAAATTTAATGTAAAGGCATATCCGTCAGAACCCAATGTATGGGTCACCTTGGAAGAAGGAGGCGTGCTGTTGAAAGATACCAAGAACAAGGAATATCCTCTTGTACCGGGTGAAAGTGCCGAATACAACCGGACATCCGGAATTTGCCAGATAACCAAACCGGATGATATGAGCCAGATTTCATCCTGGCGTTCCAATAGCCTGAATTTTTATCTTACTCCGCTGAGAGATATTATAAAGGTCATGGAACGGCAGTATGATGTTCATTTTGTGGTGCGTGATTCCACCCTATTGAATAACAGGTTTACTCTATCTACCAGCAAAGTGAATGTGGACGATGTATTGCGTGATTTGGAAGCGGTTTCATGGATACGTTTCTTGCAAACGGAAGATGGGGGATTCGAAATTCAGAAGGAAAAATAG
- a CDS encoding RagB/SusD family nutrient uptake outer membrane protein, with protein sequence MKKIIYSLLFAALFSACSTDFLDRNPLDKPSNEAFWRTEKDAMAAATGCYNGWFSMDEVIYADCASDNAYNPFTWEGWAVQAAGTATPTDPGYSYMGYGNMVRYNNFLENIHRPEMNEDLRKRLIAEVRFLRAWDYFQKVAHYGDVPLVTSVLEIKNANLPRTEKAKVVEFILKELKEIAPQLPESYSGSDVGRITRGAALTLKARLELFEHQYDDCMATCSEVMGLGYELFLDYKGLFKIANENNSEVILDVQYVESLYGNWVLGVLPPASVGGWCSINPTQSLVDAFECEDGKTIEESEVYDPKEPYLHRDPRLAVTVLAPGNLYEGKRYDPIDVKDPNGDYYAPYGRSKTGYLVRKYVDDLSDYADMWDCGMNAIVMRYAEVLLMYAECKIELNQIDNSVYDILDDIRTRAKMPVVDRTRYTGQEKLRELLRRERRVELAMEGLRWFDICRWKIGEQVLNGKVYGCLLGTVDPVTGALSLTNERIFVENRKFDPAKHYLWPIPQTVIDATPAIVQNPHY encoded by the coding sequence ATGAAAAAGATAATATATAGTTTGTTGTTTGCCGCTTTGTTCTCGGCATGTAGTACCGATTTTCTAGATCGGAATCCTTTGGACAAACCTTCAAACGAAGCCTTTTGGAGAACTGAAAAAGATGCCATGGCCGCAGCTACAGGGTGTTATAATGGTTGGTTTTCTATGGATGAAGTGATTTATGCCGACTGTGCGTCGGATAATGCTTATAATCCTTTTACTTGGGAAGGCTGGGCGGTACAGGCTGCAGGTACAGCGACCCCGACCGATCCGGGTTATAGCTATATGGGGTATGGAAACATGGTTCGCTATAATAATTTCCTGGAGAATATCCATCGCCCCGAAATGAATGAAGATTTACGCAAACGCTTGATAGCCGAAGTACGTTTTCTGCGTGCATGGGATTATTTTCAGAAAGTGGCGCATTATGGTGATGTGCCCTTGGTAACTTCCGTTCTTGAAATTAAAAATGCCAATTTGCCACGTACTGAGAAAGCGAAAGTGGTTGAGTTTATCTTGAAAGAACTGAAAGAGATCGCTCCGCAACTTCCCGAATCTTACTCCGGAAGTGATGTCGGACGTATAACTCGTGGTGCAGCTTTGACACTGAAAGCTCGTCTGGAACTGTTCGAACATCAGTATGATGATTGTATGGCTACTTGTAGCGAAGTAATGGGATTGGGCTACGAACTGTTTCTTGATTATAAAGGTTTGTTTAAGATTGCGAATGAAAATAATTCGGAAGTTATTCTGGATGTACAATATGTAGAAAGCCTGTACGGTAACTGGGTTTTGGGAGTATTGCCTCCGGCCAGTGTGGGCGGATGGTGTTCTATCAATCCTACTCAATCACTGGTAGATGCTTTTGAGTGTGAAGATGGAAAAACAATCGAAGAGTCTGAGGTATATGATCCGAAAGAACCTTACCTGCACAGAGACCCTCGTTTGGCTGTTACCGTATTAGCTCCGGGAAATCTATACGAAGGAAAACGTTATGACCCAATCGATGTGAAAGATCCGAATGGAGATTATTATGCTCCCTACGGACGTTCTAAAACAGGATATCTAGTTCGTAAATATGTGGACGATTTGTCTGATTATGCAGATATGTGGGATTGTGGTATGAATGCCATTGTTATGCGTTATGCAGAAGTGCTGTTGATGTATGCCGAATGTAAAATAGAGCTGAATCAGATTGATAATTCCGTTTACGATATTTTGGACGACATACGTACCCGTGCTAAAATGCCGGTTGTAGACAGGACCCGATATACCGGTCAGGAGAAATTGCGTGAATTACTCAGAAGAGAAAGACGTGTGGAGCTTGCTATGGAAGGACTTCGGTGGTTCGATATTTGCCGTTGGAAAATCGGTGAACAAGTGTTGAACGGGAAGGTATATGGTTGTTTACTTGGAACGGTCGATCCTGTAACCGGTGCCCTTTCATTGACAAATGAACGAATTTTTGTTGAGAACCGGAAATTTGATCCGGCAAAGCATTATCTGTGGCCTATTCCGCAGACAGTGATTGATGCCACTCCGGCAATTGTACAAAATCCCCATTATTAA
- a CDS encoding glycosyl hydrolase family 95 catalytic domain-containing protein: MNYYSIDRCRPCSGAASIFLDKLLYGNSYFLSDGVLAYVVKGPLRIFNFKYEPDIYTQEISQQICVYMKYLFTLLMACLSLSTTYGTVHHPSSSVSSGRWVVWAEKPATSWQDAFVTGNGRHGTMVMGQPGSERIICVHEELFIRGWDRHKVAVPSTASLLPEVRRLIESGRSDAADELMTDEADRQLVAMGAVQRWPLIPHPAFDLCIRYTDTTLQAENGYRRQLDLETGETSAFWGGRGGVTESVFSSREHNVNVLRLKATGQRKINLVLGLKETPGREGVHFEHNLDSAFSSVSTEAFSGWLSYRAAYKYDAGGYEGLARVSLKGGSMITEGDSLRIADADEVLVLVRITPLENANLSVRPSVQRELSRLPLDYNTLLLPHSRKHAEMFRRMQLDLGCSSDWKTTSTEKMLSDIHKHGVTPLFLEQIHAMGRYLLISSSGKYPPPLQGIWGGGWKPGWIGGFVWDSNINLAVSAASMGNLHECAESYIGYVESLLPGWRLNARNYLGCRGFIVAHYNDPESGYLTHFGRSFPWMCWPGGAGWNIRSFYEYAMLTGNEAFLKKHVFPLYREMADFYEDYLTMDGDSLYHICPSVSPENAPPGTDTWLSKDATMDVAIAKEVFRLLLEMGRTFRADKKELAKWNNYLQRLPSYRINDEGALAEWIDEAYQDVYNHRHLSHLYPVFPGSQLGKSEGDPRLIHAARIALNKRFAFDTGSAHGLIHVALQAVRLGDIDKVKTNLDRFSRRHYLYDGLVTSHDPEHQVYNLDAVLSIPRLLMEMLVYTEKGKIELLPAWPCDYADGSIKGIKIYGGHTLDITWKAGKLIEAVLYARQNERYEVVCGDVRRHVQLHKGKTYHFPASFFAEK; encoded by the coding sequence TTGAATTATTATTCTATAGATAGATGCAGACCCTGTTCAGGAGCTGCATCTATTTTTTTAGATAAGCTCTTATATGGAAACTCATACTTTCTTTCGGATGGGGTGTTAGCTTATGTAGTAAAAGGGCCTTTAAGAATATTTAATTTCAAGTATGAACCGGATATCTATACACAAGAGATATCACAGCAAATATGTGTTTATATGAAATATCTGTTTACACTTTTGATGGCCTGTCTGTCATTGTCAACTACTTACGGTACGGTACATCATCCATCTTCTTCTGTTTCGTCCGGACGATGGGTGGTTTGGGCGGAGAAACCTGCCACATCATGGCAGGATGCATTTGTCACCGGCAATGGCCGCCACGGGACGATGGTGATGGGGCAACCGGGATCGGAACGAATAATCTGTGTCCACGAGGAATTGTTTATAAGAGGATGGGATCGTCATAAAGTAGCGGTTCCTTCAACAGCTTCGCTTCTTCCGGAAGTGCGCCGGTTGATAGAATCCGGGAGAAGCGATGCAGCAGATGAGTTGATGACCGATGAAGCTGACCGGCAATTGGTTGCTATGGGAGCCGTACAGCGCTGGCCTCTTATACCCCATCCAGCTTTTGATCTGTGCATTCGGTATACCGATACCACTCTACAGGCAGAGAATGGCTATAGAAGACAACTTGATCTGGAAACGGGTGAGACTTCCGCCTTTTGGGGTGGAAGAGGAGGAGTGACGGAATCTGTATTCTCATCCAGAGAGCATAATGTCAATGTGCTCCGTCTGAAAGCAACCGGACAAAGAAAGATAAATTTAGTGTTGGGGCTTAAGGAGACTCCGGGACGTGAAGGAGTTCATTTTGAGCATAATCTGGATAGTGCTTTCTCATCGGTGAGTACAGAAGCATTTTCAGGATGGTTATCTTACCGTGCCGCTTACAAATATGATGCCGGTGGTTATGAGGGATTGGCCCGAGTGTCTCTTAAAGGGGGAAGTATGATTACCGAAGGTGATTCTTTGAGAATAGCAGACGCTGACGAGGTACTCGTTCTTGTGAGAATTACTCCGTTGGAGAATGCAAATTTGTCGGTACGCCCTTCCGTGCAAAGGGAGTTGTCACGTTTACCGCTCGATTATAATACTCTGTTGTTACCTCACAGTCGGAAACATGCCGAAATGTTTCGCCGCATGCAATTGGATTTAGGCTGTTCTTCCGATTGGAAAACGACTTCGACAGAGAAAATGCTTTCCGATATTCATAAGCATGGGGTTACTCCTTTGTTTCTTGAGCAGATTCATGCTATGGGACGTTATTTGCTTATTTCTTCATCCGGCAAGTATCCTCCTCCTTTACAGGGAATCTGGGGAGGAGGATGGAAACCCGGATGGATCGGTGGCTTTGTATGGGATTCAAATATCAACTTGGCCGTCTCGGCAGCATCTATGGGCAATTTGCATGAATGTGCGGAATCTTATATTGGTTATGTGGAGAGTCTGCTTCCCGGATGGAGACTGAACGCGCGAAATTATCTGGGGTGCAGAGGCTTTATTGTTGCCCATTATAATGATCCGGAAAGTGGATATCTCACCCATTTCGGACGGTCTTTTCCCTGGATGTGCTGGCCTGGTGGTGCCGGCTGGAATATACGTTCTTTTTATGAGTATGCCATGCTGACCGGTAATGAGGCTTTTCTTAAGAAACATGTGTTCCCGCTATACAGGGAAATGGCCGACTTCTATGAAGACTACTTGACTATGGATGGTGATAGCTTATATCACATTTGCCCCAGTGTTTCTCCCGAGAATGCTCCTCCGGGGACTGACACCTGGTTGAGCAAAGATGCTACAATGGATGTTGCTATTGCTAAAGAAGTGTTCCGTTTGCTTCTTGAGATGGGGCGTACATTTCGTGCTGACAAAAAAGAATTGGCTAAATGGAATAATTACCTGCAACGGTTGCCTTCCTACCGGATTAATGACGAAGGAGCCTTGGCCGAATGGATTGATGAAGCTTATCAGGACGTATATAATCACAGACATCTTTCTCATCTCTATCCGGTTTTTCCCGGTTCGCAGTTGGGTAAGTCGGAGGGAGATCCTCGTCTTATACATGCAGCACGTATCGCATTAAACAAACGTTTTGCTTTCGATACCGGTTCTGCCCATGGATTAATTCATGTGGCTCTTCAGGCAGTGCGTCTGGGCGATATAGATAAGGTAAAAACAAATCTGGACCGTTTCAGTCGTCGTCATTATTTATATGACGGATTGGTCACTTCACATGATCCGGAACATCAAGTATACAATTTGGATGCAGTCTTGAGCATCCCACGCCTGCTAATGGAGATGCTGGTTTATACCGAGAAGGGAAAAATAGAACTTTTGCCGGCCTGGCCTTGTGATTATGCCGATGGTTCTATAAAAGGTATAAAAATCTATGGAGGACATACTTTGGACATTACCTGGAAAGCGGGAAAATTGATAGAAGCTGTTTTGTATGCACGGCAAAATGAACGGTACGAGGTGGTTTGTGGGGATGTTAGAAGGCATGTACAACTACATAAGGGCAAGACCTATCATTTCCCTGCATCTTTTTTTGCAGAAAAATAA
- a CDS encoding TonB-dependent receptor, whose product MKTRTRTKMLLLLGVLLFGFTVSAWSQKVSLNFNNEKVEKILSSIKAQTGMGLVFSDQLIDVNRKISIQVKDASLDEALSKLLAGTKVTFEIKNNKIYFIEKKADQQSGSRKKKVSGVVKDATGEPIIGANVVEKGVGTNGVITNLDGEFTLEVPENASLIISYIGYLQQDVSTKGKDAFNIIMKEDTKTLDEVVVVGYGVQKKVNLTGAVAAVDSKSLQNRPVTNVSNAIQGLLPGVTVISGTGQPGSDNTTIRVRGVGTLNNSNPMYVVDGLPVSSINEVDPSDIENISVLKDASSAAIYGSRAANGVILITTKKGGDKAPTLRYDGYVGWQKPTALPEYLHSWEYAKLYNKAMVNEGKNPIYTDEEIEKFRNGSDPDNYPDTDWQGLFYKTGLQHSHRAEISGGTDKMTYMFSAGYLGQDGIIDIAKYDRYSVRGNMNAKMGKFTAGMNLSFTYGEAQEPVSGFTGEMSNIFSQINQIAPFIPYKYSNGYYGYANDGNPLAFIEEGNLRTTKQHITRAIGNVSYEPIKGLKIQEIVGYEYKSISDEKFIKDIQYYNWKTGEPTKYQGPNNQTDERKNGLKLNLQTLVSYNNTFGKHTVGALAGYEQEYYREDWTKGYRKNFLNNDLWELNAGSPDGQTADGSANEYALRSFFGRLTYDYDNRYLVEANIRRDGTSRIFKDSRWGVFPSFSGAWRIINEPFMEGTRNVLSDLKLRGGWGVLGNQAISYYSYQSVLDQANYSFGGTVVQGVAPVDGANRNLIWETTETLNFGLDMGFLGNQYTLSIEGYRKLTYDILMKLPVSTLYGLNAPYQNAGKVKNTGLEITAGYKLNTHGWNFQVSANAAYNKNEVMDLKNGGARIWSGKYFNQEGYAINSIGGYIAEGLFKTEEEVANSATIPGTDTAPGDIKYRDINNDGKIDGEDRVYIGNTMPKWTFGLNLFAEWKGLDATFLFQGAADVQGYLAGPGVVGEMIGAKGKPSYMYRDCWDAETNPNGKFPRAFSSYRQNNSIYNPSSFWIVNSSYLRLKNFQLGYTLPKEWCNMMGISRIRVYYSGQNLLTFTKFDKGFDPESPEGGSSYPQVKTNTFGLNITF is encoded by the coding sequence ATGAAAACAAGAACCAGAACGAAAATGCTGTTGCTCTTAGGAGTTCTTTTATTTGGCTTCACTGTTTCGGCATGGTCACAAAAAGTTTCTTTGAATTTTAATAATGAGAAGGTAGAAAAAATACTGTCTTCTATAAAAGCACAAACAGGAATGGGGTTGGTATTCAGCGATCAGTTGATTGATGTGAATCGCAAAATTTCTATTCAAGTGAAAGATGCCAGTCTGGATGAAGCATTGTCTAAACTGTTGGCAGGAACGAAGGTAACTTTTGAAATAAAAAACAATAAGATTTATTTTATTGAAAAAAAAGCGGACCAACAGTCCGGTTCCCGAAAGAAAAAAGTATCCGGAGTGGTGAAGGATGCTACAGGCGAACCGATTATTGGTGCGAATGTCGTGGAAAAAGGAGTCGGTACCAATGGGGTGATAACAAATCTGGATGGGGAATTCACACTGGAAGTTCCGGAAAATGCTTCTTTGATTATCAGTTATATCGGTTATCTCCAACAAGATGTGTCGACAAAAGGAAAAGATGCGTTTAACATCATCATGAAGGAAGATACGAAGACCCTGGATGAGGTGGTTGTAGTAGGATATGGGGTTCAAAAGAAAGTAAACTTAACGGGAGCTGTCGCTGCTGTCGATTCCAAGTCGTTGCAGAATCGTCCGGTAACAAACGTTTCGAATGCGATTCAGGGACTTTTGCCCGGAGTAACGGTTATCTCCGGGACGGGGCAGCCGGGAAGTGATAATACAACCATACGGGTACGTGGTGTCGGGACTCTGAATAATTCTAATCCGATGTATGTGGTAGACGGTTTGCCGGTATCCAGCATAAATGAAGTGGATCCCAGCGATATCGAGAACATCTCGGTACTGAAAGATGCTTCTTCAGCTGCTATCTATGGTTCGCGTGCGGCAAATGGAGTAATCTTGATTACTACTAAAAAAGGAGGAGATAAAGCTCCCACGCTTCGTTATGATGGCTATGTGGGGTGGCAGAAACCTACGGCTCTTCCTGAATATCTGCACTCGTGGGAATATGCGAAGTTATATAACAAAGCTATGGTTAACGAAGGAAAGAATCCGATCTATACAGATGAAGAGATCGAAAAGTTCAGAAATGGTTCGGATCCTGACAATTATCCGGATACAGACTGGCAGGGATTATTTTATAAGACCGGTTTGCAGCATAGCCACCGCGCTGAAATTTCAGGTGGTACGGATAAAATGACCTATATGTTTTCTGCTGGTTACTTGGGACAGGACGGTATTATAGATATTGCTAAATATGACCGTTATTCGGTGCGAGGCAATATGAATGCCAAGATGGGCAAGTTCACGGCAGGTATGAATCTTTCTTTTACTTATGGGGAGGCACAAGAACCGGTGAGTGGTTTTACCGGTGAAATGTCTAACATCTTTTCGCAGATCAATCAGATAGCTCCTTTCATTCCTTATAAATATTCAAATGGATATTATGGATATGCCAATGATGGTAATCCACTTGCATTTATTGAAGAAGGTAATTTACGTACTACCAAACAGCATATTACCAGAGCCATCGGAAATGTAAGTTATGAACCGATTAAAGGGTTGAAAATTCAGGAAATCGTGGGTTACGAATATAAATCAATTTCTGATGAAAAATTCATTAAGGATATTCAATATTATAACTGGAAAACAGGTGAGCCTACAAAGTATCAGGGACCTAACAATCAAACTGATGAACGTAAAAATGGTCTGAAACTGAACTTACAGACTTTGGTCAGCTATAACAATACGTTTGGAAAACATACTGTAGGTGCATTGGCAGGATACGAACAGGAATATTACCGTGAAGACTGGACAAAAGGATATCGGAAAAACTTTCTGAACAATGATCTTTGGGAGTTGAATGCCGGTTCACCTGATGGTCAGACTGCAGATGGTTCGGCTAATGAATATGCTTTGCGTTCATTCTTCGGACGCTTGACTTACGACTATGATAATCGTTATTTGGTTGAGGCAAATATCCGTCGTGACGGAACTTCACGTATCTTTAAGGACTCACGTTGGGGAGTATTCCCATCTTTCTCTGGTGCATGGCGAATTATTAATGAGCCTTTCATGGAAGGAACCCGTAATGTGTTGTCAGATCTTAAGCTGAGAGGCGGCTGGGGAGTTTTGGGTAATCAGGCTATTTCTTACTATTCTTACCAATCTGTACTTGATCAGGCTAATTATTCGTTTGGCGGAACTGTTGTACAGGGGGTAGCACCGGTCGATGGAGCTAACCGCAATTTGATCTGGGAGACTACCGAGACTTTGAACTTTGGACTTGACATGGGGTTTCTGGGCAATCAATATACTTTATCTATCGAAGGATACCGCAAATTGACGTATGATATTCTGATGAAATTACCCGTAAGTACCTTATATGGTTTAAATGCACCTTATCAAAATGCAGGTAAAGTAAAGAATACCGGTTTGGAGATAACGGCAGGTTATAAATTGAATACTCATGGCTGGAATTTTCAGGTATCGGCAAATGCCGCATATAATAAGAATGAAGTGATGGACCTGAAGAATGGTGGTGCACGCATTTGGAGTGGTAAATATTTCAACCAGGAAGGATATGCCATCAACTCTATCGGAGGATACATTGCCGAGGGACTTTTTAAAACTGAAGAAGAGGTTGCTAATAGCGCAACGATTCCCGGCACTGATACAGCACCGGGCGACATCAAGTACCGTGATATTAATAACGATGGAAAAATCGATGGAGAAGACCGTGTCTACATTGGTAACACCATGCCTAAGTGGACATTTGGCTTGAATCTGTTTGCCGAATGGAAAGGACTCGATGCTACTTTTCTGTTCCAGGGAGCAGCTGATGTGCAAGGCTATCTTGCAGGTCCGGGTGTAGTAGGTGAAATGATTGGAGCTAAGGGAAAGCCTTCTTATATGTATCGTGATTGTTGGGATGCTGAAACCAATCCGAATGGTAAGTTTCCGAGAGCATTCTCTTCTTATCGCCAGAACAACAGTATTTATAATCCCTCTTCTTTCTGGATTGTCAACTCTTCATATTTACGTTTGAAGAACTTCCAGTTGGGATATACACTTCCAAAAGAGTGGTGTAATATGATGGGAATTTCACGAATCAGAGTTTATTATAGCGGGCAGAATCTGCTTACCTTTACCAAATTTGATAAAGGGTTCGATCCGGAATCACCCGAAGGAGGAAGCTCTTATCCTCAGGTCAAAACAAATACATTTGGTTTAAACATTACTTTCTGA